ATTGGAGCCGACTCCTGTCTGAAAACTAAATTCAGCGAGTTCAGCGATGCGCGAGTCGATCTCTAAGAGTCGGTTCTCCAATACAGAGATTGATAACTCTACGAGCGGCTGTGTTGGCTGGCCGTAGAGGGCAGTGTTCACTACGAAGCAGCCTAGAATAAAGTAAAAGCAGCTTTGAAGCTTGATAATTTGAAGGGCACGCATGCTGACAGTTCACGATTTCAGGATCTTATGCCGCTTCCGTCGATGTAATAATCGAGCGAATTTATGCATTTTTTGCGTTTTGTAGTCCATATGGAGGATAGCGGAAATTATGAAATGATAGTAGTATCACCCCTCTTGCATTCTAATTTCTCTCTAAAACATCAAAATCAATATTAACCAACCCCCTAAAATACGCATTTTCTGGACTTAGTGAACAGCTAAGTACCCGTTGATGTATCAATCATATGAAAAATAAATTAATACTCGCAAGCGCGGTGCTTGCCTCAACTCTGTCTTCATCAGCGGCTCTTGTGTATAGCACTAATTTCACTGGTGATGATTATACTCAAACCTCTACTGCCGTCGTATTTGACAATGGCACAACCACCGCTGTCGAAGAGTGGTTTGGTTCAACAAATGGGATTGGGATCGCTGATGGTGATCTCACTCTTGGTAATACTACTGAAAATAGATTCCGGGGTGCAGGCGTCTGGCTCAATGCATCAACATGGGCAGCCGGAACCGTTACTGTTGAGTTTGACGCGGCGAACTTTACAGCCGGGACTGATTCGAAAGCCATTTTCCAGGCATACGCTGCAAATAATGTGGATGCTTCAAATACGGTGAGTTTGGATCTTCATGGAAATTTCCTCTCAGCAGATGGCCTTCCAGTTGCAACCGGAAGCGCTTCGATTGCTTTGCTCGGTACTCAACAAGAAATTACCGGCAACGGGAACATCGCTTTCACCTTTACCTATAACGGAACCGATGACTTTATTGGTCTGGTCTTCGCCAACCTCAACGCCCAAAGCACGGGTACGGGAAACACGGTTGATATCGATAACCTTACGGTGAGTACGATTCCAGAACCAGGCACGTATGCGTTGCTCGCTGGCCTGACTGGCCTGGCATTCGTGATGGTTCGCCGTCGTCGTGCTTAATCAGCCGACAGATTACTTTACCAAGCCCTCGGATCTCGCGATCCGAGGGCTTTTTTGTATTCATCGTTATTTGCCGGGGAAGGCATCCTTGAATTGGTATAGCATTTTAATATCTCCGTGCGCGTGTAGTTCATATGTAGTATAGCTTAATTTTAAAATGATAGTATTATCACGCGGATACCATTACGTCTATGAACTCCCCATTCTTCCTTCTCGGCGCGCTTGTTGCCTCTACACTCTGTTCGCAGGCGTCAACGCATGTCGTTTTCTCCGAAGATTTTGACGACTTCACGGTCACGAGTCAAACGGGGGGCGTCAGTGAGCTCGGCGGGGCCGCGGCTGCCGTGACACACGGTCAGTTTTTTAGCTCCAACAATTATGTGGATGATTCTGGCTCCACGCTGGACTTCACCACTGACGCGAACGCGAATCGGACGCGTGGTGCGGGCGTTTGGTTGGATACTCGGGGGTGGGGTGTCGGCACGGTTACTGTGACCTTTGATATTTCAGGCTTCGTCCCAGCCACGGGTGAAGGTTCGGGTTCCTACCTTCAGACATACACTGCCAGTGGCGTGAATGACACGGATGCTGTCGGGGTCGATATTCACGAGAACTTCAATAATGGTGTTGTTCTCAGCGGCGCAGCCAGCTCTGGCACGCTGGGGGATGCGACCGCAATCACTGCAGATGGTACAGCGCTGCAGCATACTTTCACCTATTCGGGAGAAGAACAGATTGGCCTGTTCTTTGTCCATCAGGCGGTGAATGGCGAGGGCACAACAGCAGCCTTTAGCCTCGATAATCTCTCCGTGGCCGCTCAGACGATTCAACCGAATATAATTATTTTCTACGTCGATGATCTCGGGCATCAGGATGTCCAGATTAACGATTTGGACGATCCTTGTCCCTACGAGACGCCAAACATGATCAAACTGGCTGAGTCGGGCATGAATTTTACTCAGGCGTATTCGCCGGCGCCCACCTGTTCGCCCTCACGTGCGGCGATTAACACCGGGCAGCATCCCGCTAAGACAAGGTTCACGCACGTCACGCTCGACGACATGAGTGATGGTGCTGCTTCCGAGTTGCTGATTGCGCCTTACTTGGAGCTACAAATTGACCGTAATTTACTGACCAGCGCCGAGGCCTTGCAAGCAAATGGCTATCGCACTGGTCACTCTGGGAAGTGGCATATCGGGCTCAATGCCGCCAACTACGGCTTCGAGACGGTCAATCATAGCCGTGGCGCGCACCGCAGCATGAGCCCCGATCGACTCTCGGACTTTGCCACGACGAGCGCTTCGGATAAGTATCAGCTCAGCGTCGAAAAGTATCCACCGGTCAACGCCGCCAATCCTCTGGGGATGTCGTATCCCTACGATGAGGTCACGGAGTCCGCACTGCAGTTTATTGATGCGAACAAGGACGAGCCATTTTTCCTGAATCTCTGTCATTGGATGGTTCACTGGCCGGTGCTCACTCGTAACGAGGAGCTGCTCAAATACTATTGCGACAAGCTGGGCCACGATTACGCAACTTTATCGCCTGACGACTGGACCACACCCGGTCAGACCAATCCTTATTTCGCTGCGATGGTCACCACGGTGGATTGGAGTCTGGGGCGGATCGTGTCCTACTTGGAGGCCACTGACGATCCCCGCAATCCCGGTCAAAAATTGATCGATACGACTTATATTTTCTTCAGTTCAGACAACGGCGGAGCGGAGCAGCGTCGCGATGAAATTATTTCCGACAATGCACCGTTGAGAGCGGGCAAGGGCTATGTGGCCGGAGGCGGTGTTCGTATTCCACTGGTGGTTTCAGGACCACGCATTGCCGCAGGCACAGAATTTGATAAAATCGTCAATCAGCTGGATTTTTTCCCCACCTTCCTGTCGTTGACCGAGACAACGATCGCGCCGACTGATTTTGCAGAGCTCAGTGGTTTGGATATCGCTCCCGTGCTGCTGGATCCGACGCCGCTGGACGCTCAGGTGCTGGATGCGACGGGGCAGGAGCGTGAGTTTCTGTTTTGGCACTACCCGCATTATGGTAACATGAACGCCGCGCTGCGAAGTGGTGATTATAAACTGCATAAATCATACGAAACGAATACTTACGAGCTGTATCGCCTCTATGATGGTGTGGATGCCAATAATCGCGCCGTCCGCTTGGACATCGAAGAAGCCAATGACTTAGCGGCAGATCCTGCCTATGCGTCCGTCTTGCAAGAATTGAGCGGCATGCTGGAGGGAGCGCTGCTGGCCGATGACGCAGAACTGCCTTACCTGAACCCAGACTATGCAGGCGTTGATCCGTCAACGGTCGCTGCGCCCGACGTCAGCTCGTTTCAATTCTTCACGCGTGAGGCTCAACTGACGATCGAAGCCAGCGGACCAAAGATTCAAGAGGCCTCTGTGATTTATTGTGACGGACCCACGAGCACTGGAGACCACGATGTGGTGGCAGACGAGTTTATCTCTGGCATGCGGGAGCCTGCCACGCTGAGTGCCGATGGTTACACCGTGAGTGCGGTGATTCCTGAGAGTATCACCGCTTACTGCTTCATGCTGGTCGATGAGAACGGGTATATGCAATATACCAAAGCCGTCGACAGCCCGAGCGTTGCGCTGCCGGATGCGCTGGCTCATTGGTCGCTCGACGAAGACGCGGGCAGTCAGGCTGCAGATATTTCCGGCAATGGGCACCATGCGACGGTGAACGGTGCTGACTGGAGTGTTGGAGTTGCCGCCGGTGCCTTGTATTTTGATGGCGTGAGTGATGCTGCGGAGATTCCAGTCGGGGCAGTGGGCGCGATTGATAGTCAAATCAGCATCGCACTGTGGGCTTATGGTGGAGCGACGCAGCCAGCGAATGATGTCGCTTTGTATGCCATCAATTCGGCTGAAGCTCGTATGCTGGGCATCAACCTTCCCTGGGGGAATGGTAAGATCTTTTGGGATGCGGGCGGTGATCGAATTATTTCAGCGGTGGCAGCCGTTGAGAGTTATAGAGGGAAGTGGAACCATTGGGTGTTCACCAAAGATACGACTGCAGGCAGCATGAGTATCTATCTCAATGGCGCTCCGTTCTATTCCGAGACGGGATTGACGGGCTCCATGTCGGGCATCACTCAAGCATGGCTGGGGAGTTCGGGTGGTTTCGGCGGTGCCAGCTATGAGGGACTTTTAGATGAAGTGATGCTCTATGATGTGGCACTGAGCGACCTGCAAGTTGAGGCGCTCTATAGCCGCTATACGCCTCCGACAGACTACCAAGCGTGGTTGTTGAATTATCCCGGCCTAAGTGATGCCTCTTTTGAGGGAGACCCCGAGCAAGACGGGATCGCGACTGGGCTCGAGTTTGTGCTGAATGGCACACCCACGGAGTCGGGCGAAGTCATCCTTCCCGAGATGGATGCCGCGGGGGAGCACTTTGTTTTCACCTTTACGCGTCGCGCGGAAGCCGTGCCCTTCACGGTGCAAACTTTTCAGTATGGATCGAGCCTGTCCGCATGGACGGACCTCAATATTACCGAGCCGCGCGCCAGTGAAGTGAGCTTAGGATCGATCGTTGGAGGGCTACAGCAGGTGACAGTGACGATCCCAAAAAGTCTAGCTGTGGATGGAAAACTTTTCGGTCGTTTGACAGTGCTATCAGTGGCCGACTAGATGCATCGATTTTTCTTTGCTTTGTAGTCCATATGTAGTATATTCGAAATCCGCTACAGATAGTAGAATAATGCTCGATTATTGGTAGTCACTCTAAGATAAACCCTTACCCTAAATTAAGTGGGTTGTTGGCCTATGCCGCGACTCTCACATGATTAATATGAAAAGTATATTACTTATTACAGGTGCAGCTCTTGCCTCGACTGTCTCTTCACAGGCGGCGACAATCGTCTTTACAGGCGCCAATGCCTTTGAGGCTGCCGTAGATGTCGGGACACTTGGCATTATTACGGAGCCAGCGCAGGACGCCACAGTGACTTCGTTAAGCTACACTGTCAGTGGGCTGACCATTGATGCTGATGGAGTCAACAACGATACAGTCACCTTCACGATTGCTATTTCACCAGTCGGCGCGGGGCCTATTACTTGGGATACAAATGACAATGGCATACGTGAGTTTGACTACAATACTGGGACTTTTAATTCGAACTCGGAGGGAATTGCTTTCGGAACCATCTCGGTCTCGGGAACTTCTTCAGGGGGAAGAGTTACTTGCTGGGTAGTGCCCTGTATACGGAAGCTACCGTGAGACGTTGGGGGAGTGGTGACGCTTTTACAATCGTTGGCGATATTACGAATACTACTGTAACTAACCCTGCTGGTCCTTCAGTGGCTTTGAATGACACATTTTTTAGCATGACTCAGGCCAGTGGCGCTTGGAATGCGACTGATGTTGATTTTACAGTGAATTTGACAGCCGTCCCAGAGCCAGGCACTTACGCATTGCTCGCTGGCCTCACAGGTCTGGTATCTGTAATGCTTCGCCGTCGTCGCGCATAATTCAGCCGACAATTTAATTTTCAAAGCCCTCGGATCTCGCAATCCGAGGGCTTTTTTGTGGATAAGTTACTGGAAGTTGCATGGATTCTCTCGGGAGGTGCTAGCGACTGGTGTCGCTACATTGTCGCGAACTCGCGCTAGCGAGGTCGACCGCGCCTTGCGCGGGGATTTGACGCGACTGGCGTCGCATCGCTACGTTGTAGCGACCTCGCGCTAGCGAGGTCGACCGCGCCTTGTAGGGGGATTCGACGCGACTGGCGTCGCATCGCTACAGTGGTCGCAACTCGTCAACCGCGTTGGATGTAGCTCTTAAAATGGCCGAGAGGTGCCGTAGATTGAGTGCTTTACTGCACCATCTTCGGCAGACCTTTGTCAATTTTTGTCAAAATCTGCGGCCATCTGCGGTTATAGAAAACGCTAGATATATTCATTATTTTATGCGCTGGTAGTCCATATGTAGTATAGCAATTTTCTCAAATGTTAGTAATATCGAGGCAGTCGTTCTTATGATCACATCGTAAGAGCGACTACACGTTTAAAACCCTAGAATATTCGGACGCTTTCACTCAACGTAAGTATCCTATCCAGTGAATACGTGGTGCGCCTGTCTCGCCATTATGATATAATTTAACCCAATTAGTCTACGCCTCTCTGGCGACTCTTGCAGTCGTCGCTCCATCTGATTGATATTCAGTAGTATAAGCATGCGATGTAAACACTCACAGCGATGAGTGTCGCAGATTTAATAACGCTCAAATAAGCTATAATTTTATGAATAAGATTAAACAAACCCTGGTCGCTGGCTTACTCGCGGTCGCTTGCATTCCGATGCTTTGCGCGGAGATCAAACAGCCTAATATCATTATCTTCTACGTCGACGATCTCGGCTGGCAGGATATACAGGTTAACGATGTCGACGAGCCCTGTGCTTATGAGACACCGAATATGGTCAAGTTCGCCGAGTCTGGCATGAATTTCACTCAAGGCTACTCGGGGGCGCCGACCTGTTCGCCATCGCGTGGTGCGATCAACACCGGGCAGCATCCCGCAAAAACACGCTTCACGCACGTCACGCTGGATGATCGCAAGAAGGGGAAGAGTAACGAGCTGTTGATCGCTCCTTATCTAGAGGCGCAACTTGACCGTAAGTTGCTGACCAGCGCCAAGGCGTTGGCCGCGAATGGCTACCGCACGGGGCATTCGGGTAAATGGCATGTGGGTCTGACTCCAGCGAGCTATGGCTTCCAAGTCGTCAATGAAGAGCGCGGTATTCACCGTAGCGTGCCGGACCGCACCAAAGATTTTGCAACGAAGAACGATCCTAAGTTCCCTTTGAGTAAGGAGAAATATCCGCCTTATAGCGATAAGAAGCCAGAGGGCATTTCATATCCTTACGATGAGGTGACGGGTTCCGCGATCGAGTTCATGGATAAGAATAAGGACGAGCCGTTCTTCCTCAACCTTTGCCACTGGATGGTTCACTGGCCGATGCTGACACGTAATGGCGAACTGTTGGAGTATTACTGCGATAAATTCGGCCAGCCTTTCCCACCTAAGAAAGGTGACATGACTTTGCCAGGACAGCAGAATCCATACTTTGCATCGATGGTCACCAGCGTGGACTGGAGCCTCGGCCGTATCGTGGAATACTTGGAGAAGACCGACGATCCGCGCAACCCAGGCAAGAAACTGATCGAAACAACTTATATTTTCTTTAGTTCCGACAACGGTGGTGCCGAGCAACGTGGTAAAGAAATTCTCTCGGATAATGCACCTTTGAAATACGGCAAAGGTCACACGGAAGGCGGCGGCGTTCGCGTGCCAATGATGATTTCAGGCCCTGGCATTGCTGCGGGCAGTCAGTTTGATGGTCTAGTCAATCAGCTCGACTTCTTCCCGACCTTCCTTGAGTTGACGGGCTCTGAAATCGCCGCGAGTGATTTTGCAGAACTCAGTGGCTTGGATATTTCTCCAGTCTTGCATGGCGAGAGCGACAAAGTCCTCGATGCGAACGGCAAGGAACGTGAATTCCTGTTCTGGCACTTCCCACATGGTTCTGGCTGGAAGTCTGCAATTCGCAGCGGCGATTATAAGCTTCACAAACGTTACGAAACAAATGACTACGAGCTGTATCGTATCTATAAGGATGGTCAGCGCAACGATTTCGAAGAAGCCAATGACCTCGCGCAAAATCCGGAATATGCATCCGTTGTCGAGCGATTGAGCGGCTTGCTTGAAGATGCACTGATTGCTAATAATGCGGAGCTGCCTTATTTAAATCCCAACTACGCCGAGGCGACAAAACCGGCGGCGAAGCCAGGTGCTGCTTCGTTTAAAAAAGCCACACGTCAGGCGCAGCTAGCGATTCAAGCGAGTGGCCCGATGATCAAGGAAGCGGCTGTCATTTATTGCGATGCGCCCGTGGCTGGAAAAACGAAGAAAAACCGGCATAAAGGTGGTGGTGCCGTTACCGAAGAGTTTATCCCCGGTATGCGTCGTCCTGCCACGGTGAGTGCTGATGGCTCTAGTGTGAGCGCAAAGATCCCAGCAGGGATCGAAGGCTACTGCTTCATGCTGATCGATACCAATGGCTTCCTGCAATACACCGATGTAGTCGCTGCCAAATAGTGAAGAAAGAAATCATGAAACTTAACTCCCATACCTCACTGCCGTTTTTTAGGCGTATCGTTCGAGTCAGTGCCACGATGCTGGTGGCATCGTTGTGTTCGACGGTCGTCTCGGCTGACGATGGTCGTCCGGAAAAGCCGAATGTGCTTTTGCTGCTGGCTGACGATCTCGGCTGGCAGGATGTGAAGTGCTACGACATCGACGAGCCTTCGCCATTTGAAACACCGAACATCGACGCGCTCGCGAAGAAGGGTGTCCTATTTTGGCAGGGCTATTCGCCGGCACCGAGCTGTGCACCGAGCCGTGGGGGCATCATGACTGGGGCACATCCGGCCCGCACTCAGTTCACACACGTGGTGGGTGGCACGCCGCCCGCGCCGTATCATAAGACGGCGCACCGCATGATGCCACCGTGGTATAGCGGACGCATGGCGACCAACTATGTCGCGCTGCCTCAGGCGCTTAAAGATAACGGATACACCACCGGGCATAGCGGCAAATGGCACCTCGCCATGAAGCACTTCTCTTACCCACAACCAGAGGATATTGGTTTCGATTGGAGCCGTAGTAACGCGGGCACCACTGCGATCATGAAGCCACATCGTTTGACTGGGTTTGCCACCAACGATCCTAAGGATCCGTATCGTCTCGATGAAAACGGCTTTGCGACGCATGAACTCAGTGAAGATGCGCTGACCTTTGTGCGCGAAAATAAAGATAAACCGTTCTTCCTCTTTTATGCCACTAAGCTGGTGCATGCGCCCATTCATACACGCAGTGAGCGTTTGCTGAAAAAATACGTCGAAAAGCTCGGGGTGGAACTGCCTAAGAATCCACAGGAATGGAAGGGCGAGGGGCAAACGAATCCCTTCTACGCCGCCATGGTCGAGGAACTCGATTACTACGCGGGGCAAATGTTCGACTATCTGGAAACAACGGAAGACCCGCGTTGGCCGGGGCACATGTTGAGTGAGAATACCTACATCATCTTTACCTCAGACAACGGCGGTATGGAGAATATGCCTGGCGAAGTGATCACCGACAACTATCCGCTCGATCGCGGTAAGATATCCGCCATGGAAGGTGGCACACGAGTGCCACTGATTATCGTCGGCCCAGGGATCGATGCGGGCGTGCAAACCGATGTCATGGCGAACGGCCTCGATTTCTTTCCAACGATTCTCTCGTGGACGGGGACACAGAAGCCTGCAGGCAATCAGTTTGACGGCAGCGATCTTTCTGAACTGCTGGCTACGGATCCCACTGATCCGCAACTTGTGAAACAAGAAGACGGTCATGTGCGTGACACTCTGTTTTGGCACTTCCCAAACAGTCAGGCACTCGAGAGCACGATCCGTATTGGTGACTATAAGCTGGTGCGCAACTACGACCACTTGAATCCACGCAATGATGCGTTAGAGCTGTATCAACTGTATAAGACCGAGAACGGAAAGCAGACACGGGTGGATATCGAAGAATCCAATAATCTCGCCCTAAAAATGCCAGAAAAGGCAGAGGCAATGAATCAGATGCTGACCGAGAAGTTAGAAGCGATGGATGCGAGCTATCCTTACTTTAATCCACATTTTAGTGATGCACTGCCGAATAAGGAAAAGGTGCCGACTGTGCTGTCTCATAAAAGAAACGGCAATGTTGTGGAGTATCACTATCAAGAAAATGGTGCGAAGCTCGTCCGTGCGCAACTGATGTATACATTCAATGGAGGCGACAGTGATGAAGAGTGGTTCCGGATGCCTGCCGACGTGTTGCCTGGCAATCGCGTGGCCGCCACTTTGCCTAAGGGGACGACTCACTATCTGATCAACTTAATCGATGCGAACAACTTCCTCGTGAGTTATCCCGACGTGAAGAAATCGACGCGGGGCAACAATCTGCCGTCGAAGGTCGCACCCTCTGTTCCAGAGAATATTTCTAAAAAATAACCGGGGGCATTTTTTTGCAGAGTAAACGATTCACTTGATTGGGTTTGGAGTTCCGCCTTCAGGCGGCAGTGTATTTAGGGTCAGGCACGCATGGCCGCATGAATGCGGAACTCCGAACCTGAGTCGACGCTTTAACATCGCTCACACTTAAAATTGAACTCAGAATCTGCGGAACAGAAATCACCGCTAGAACTTTAAAGCTTCAGGACCATAATAATGATGAAAAAGTATTTGTTTAAAACCGTCGCGACTTGCCTTGCCTCACTTGCTTTAGCGACGAGCGCCTTTGCCACGGAAAAGCCGAACATCGTCTTTATTCTTTGTGATGACCTTGGCTATGGAGAAATTCAGGCACTGAACCCCGAGCATGGCAAAATCAAGACGCCTGCGGTTGATCAGTTGGCTGCGGAAGGGATGATTTTTACCGATGCGCACTCCGGCTCTGCGGTGTGCACCCCCACGCGCTATGGTTTGATGACTGGCC
The nucleotide sequence above comes from Coraliomargarita algicola. Encoded proteins:
- a CDS encoding PEP-CTERM sorting domain-containing protein is translated as MKNKLILASAVLASTLSSSAALVYSTNFTGDDYTQTSTAVVFDNGTTTAVEEWFGSTNGIGIADGDLTLGNTTENRFRGAGVWLNASTWAAGTVTVEFDAANFTAGTDSKAIFQAYAANNVDASNTVSLDLHGNFLSADGLPVATGSASIALLGTQQEITGNGNIAFTFTYNGTDDFIGLVFANLNAQSTGTGNTVDIDNLTVSTIPEPGTYALLAGLTGLAFVMVRRRRA
- a CDS encoding sulfatase-like hydrolase/transferase, yielding MNSPFFLLGALVASTLCSQASTHVVFSEDFDDFTVTSQTGGVSELGGAAAAVTHGQFFSSNNYVDDSGSTLDFTTDANANRTRGAGVWLDTRGWGVGTVTVTFDISGFVPATGEGSGSYLQTYTASGVNDTDAVGVDIHENFNNGVVLSGAASSGTLGDATAITADGTALQHTFTYSGEEQIGLFFVHQAVNGEGTTAAFSLDNLSVAAQTIQPNIIIFYVDDLGHQDVQINDLDDPCPYETPNMIKLAESGMNFTQAYSPAPTCSPSRAAINTGQHPAKTRFTHVTLDDMSDGAASELLIAPYLELQIDRNLLTSAEALQANGYRTGHSGKWHIGLNAANYGFETVNHSRGAHRSMSPDRLSDFATTSASDKYQLSVEKYPPVNAANPLGMSYPYDEVTESALQFIDANKDEPFFLNLCHWMVHWPVLTRNEELLKYYCDKLGHDYATLSPDDWTTPGQTNPYFAAMVTTVDWSLGRIVSYLEATDDPRNPGQKLIDTTYIFFSSDNGGAEQRRDEIISDNAPLRAGKGYVAGGGVRIPLVVSGPRIAAGTEFDKIVNQLDFFPTFLSLTETTIAPTDFAELSGLDIAPVLLDPTPLDAQVLDATGQEREFLFWHYPHYGNMNAALRSGDYKLHKSYETNTYELYRLYDGVDANNRAVRLDIEEANDLAADPAYASVLQELSGMLEGALLADDAELPYLNPDYAGVDPSTVAAPDVSSFQFFTREAQLTIEASGPKIQEASVIYCDGPTSTGDHDVVADEFISGMREPATLSADGYTVSAVIPESITAYCFMLVDENGYMQYTKAVDSPSVALPDALAHWSLDEDAGSQAADISGNGHHATVNGADWSVGVAAGALYFDGVSDAAEIPVGAVGAIDSQISIALWAYGGATQPANDVALYAINSAEARMLGINLPWGNGKIFWDAGGDRIISAVAAVESYRGKWNHWVFTKDTTAGSMSIYLNGAPFYSETGLTGSMSGITQAWLGSSGGFGGASYEGLLDEVMLYDVALSDLQVEALYSRYTPPTDYQAWLLNYPGLSDASFEGDPEQDGIATGLEFVLNGTPTESGEVILPEMDAAGEHFVFTFTRRAEAVPFTVQTFQYGSSLSAWTDLNITEPRASEVSLGSIVGGLQQVTVTIPKSLAVDGKLFGRLTVLSVAD
- a CDS encoding PEP-CTERM sorting domain-containing protein; translation: MTQASGAWNATDVDFTVNLTAVPEPGTYALLAGLTGLVSVMLRRRRA
- a CDS encoding sulfatase produces the protein MNKIKQTLVAGLLAVACIPMLCAEIKQPNIIIFYVDDLGWQDIQVNDVDEPCAYETPNMVKFAESGMNFTQGYSGAPTCSPSRGAINTGQHPAKTRFTHVTLDDRKKGKSNELLIAPYLEAQLDRKLLTSAKALAANGYRTGHSGKWHVGLTPASYGFQVVNEERGIHRSVPDRTKDFATKNDPKFPLSKEKYPPYSDKKPEGISYPYDEVTGSAIEFMDKNKDEPFFLNLCHWMVHWPMLTRNGELLEYYCDKFGQPFPPKKGDMTLPGQQNPYFASMVTSVDWSLGRIVEYLEKTDDPRNPGKKLIETTYIFFSSDNGGAEQRGKEILSDNAPLKYGKGHTEGGGVRVPMMISGPGIAAGSQFDGLVNQLDFFPTFLELTGSEIAASDFAELSGLDISPVLHGESDKVLDANGKEREFLFWHFPHGSGWKSAIRSGDYKLHKRYETNDYELYRIYKDGQRNDFEEANDLAQNPEYASVVERLSGLLEDALIANNAELPYLNPNYAEATKPAAKPGAASFKKATRQAQLAIQASGPMIKEAAVIYCDAPVAGKTKKNRHKGGGAVTEEFIPGMRRPATVSADGSSVSAKIPAGIEGYCFMLIDTNGFLQYTDVVAAK
- a CDS encoding sulfatase, translating into MKLNSHTSLPFFRRIVRVSATMLVASLCSTVVSADDGRPEKPNVLLLLADDLGWQDVKCYDIDEPSPFETPNIDALAKKGVLFWQGYSPAPSCAPSRGGIMTGAHPARTQFTHVVGGTPPAPYHKTAHRMMPPWYSGRMATNYVALPQALKDNGYTTGHSGKWHLAMKHFSYPQPEDIGFDWSRSNAGTTAIMKPHRLTGFATNDPKDPYRLDENGFATHELSEDALTFVRENKDKPFFLFYATKLVHAPIHTRSERLLKKYVEKLGVELPKNPQEWKGEGQTNPFYAAMVEELDYYAGQMFDYLETTEDPRWPGHMLSENTYIIFTSDNGGMENMPGEVITDNYPLDRGKISAMEGGTRVPLIIVGPGIDAGVQTDVMANGLDFFPTILSWTGTQKPAGNQFDGSDLSELLATDPTDPQLVKQEDGHVRDTLFWHFPNSQALESTIRIGDYKLVRNYDHLNPRNDALELYQLYKTENGKQTRVDIEESNNLALKMPEKAEAMNQMLTEKLEAMDASYPYFNPHFSDALPNKEKVPTVLSHKRNGNVVEYHYQENGAKLVRAQLMYTFNGGDSDEEWFRMPADVLPGNRVAATLPKGTTHYLINLIDANNFLVSYPDVKKSTRGNNLPSKVAPSVPENISKK